A single Blastococcus colisei DNA region contains:
- a CDS encoding DUF2231 domain-containing protein — protein MSVRSGLGRAVRTVERWQLLDAPSYQIEHGISLTFLLTGRHARRLQDLLHGVWFGHPIHPALVTVPIGAWGAALVLDGLDATGRGGPGAGQAARTVVKLGVGGAVASAATGLTDWQHAHE, from the coding sequence CGGACGGGCCGTCCGGACCGTCGAGCGATGGCAGCTGCTCGACGCCCCCAGCTACCAGATCGAGCACGGCATCTCGCTGACCTTCCTGCTCACCGGCCGCCACGCCCGCCGCCTCCAGGACCTGCTGCACGGCGTCTGGTTCGGCCACCCGATCCACCCCGCACTGGTCACCGTGCCGATCGGGGCGTGGGGCGCGGCCCTCGTGCTCGACGGCCTCGACGCCACCGGCCGCGGCGGCCCCGGTGCCGGCCAGGCCGCCCGCACGGTCGTCAAGCTCGGGGTCGGGGGAGCGGTCGCGTCGGCCGCCACCGGCCTCACCGACTGGCAGCACGCGCACGAATAG
- a CDS encoding Rieske (2Fe-2S) protein, giving the protein MNGTALALYTWSLSDRKLGRAARARASAAAGYAITLASAYLGGVLSYRYRLDTDHSDRSNEPRRFVPVADESELVDGQPVGVDVDGVPLVLVATDGAVRAVGGRCPHMGGPLGEGWLHRGELVCPWHGSRFHLDTGEPAQGPSTAPLPCYETRTRDGRVEVRRRARWRTPTAITSVEEASR; this is encoded by the coding sequence ATGAACGGCACCGCCCTCGCGCTCTACACCTGGTCGCTCAGCGACCGGAAGCTCGGACGCGCCGCCCGCGCCCGCGCCAGCGCCGCCGCCGGCTACGCCATCACCCTGGCCAGCGCCTACCTCGGCGGCGTGCTCTCCTACCGCTACCGGCTCGACACCGACCACTCCGACCGCAGCAACGAACCCCGCCGCTTCGTCCCCGTCGCCGACGAGTCCGAGCTCGTCGACGGGCAGCCGGTCGGCGTCGACGTCGACGGCGTGCCCCTGGTGCTCGTCGCCACCGACGGCGCGGTGCGCGCTGTCGGTGGCCGCTGTCCGCACATGGGCGGCCCGCTGGGGGAGGGGTGGCTGCACCGCGGGGAGCTGGTCTGCCCGTGGCACGGCTCGCGCTTCCACCTCGACACCGGCGAGCCCGCACAGGGACCGTCCACCGCCCCGCTGCCCTGCTACGAGACGCGGACCCGCGACGGCCGGGTCGAGGTGCGCCGCCGGGCGCGCTGGCGCACACCCACCGCGATCACGTCCGTCGAGGAGGCATCGCGATGA
- a CDS encoding hemerythrin domain-containing protein, protein MKADEVLIAHHDMLRGLLRDLTRTTDAETGRREELRDRLLRELEIHTQIEDELFYPAVRDVSPLLSLAHAEHRQIDDQLATVMRTAPDDPEFVPEVRMLESTLRHHTMEEEERMFPQAQALGADRLEELGSQLQERQRELARSGAMRLIIRLKRATLRLV, encoded by the coding sequence ATGAAGGCCGACGAGGTGCTGATCGCCCACCACGACATGCTGCGGGGACTGCTCCGCGACCTCACCCGGACCACCGACGCGGAGACCGGCCGGAGGGAGGAGCTCCGCGACCGGCTCCTGCGCGAACTGGAGATCCACACCCAGATCGAGGACGAGCTGTTCTACCCGGCCGTCCGCGACGTCTCCCCGTTGCTGTCGCTCGCCCATGCCGAGCACCGGCAGATCGACGACCAGCTGGCCACCGTCATGCGGACCGCCCCCGACGACCCCGAGTTCGTTCCCGAGGTCCGCATGCTCGAGTCGACCCTCCGCCACCACACCATGGAGGAAGAGGAGCGGATGTTCCCGCAGGCGCAGGCCCTCGGCGCTGACCGCCTCGAGGAGCTCGGAAGCCAGCTGCAGGAACGGCAGCGGGAGCTGGCCCGCTCCGGTGCCATGCGGCTGATCATCCGGCTCAAGCGCGCGACGCTCCGCCTCGTGTAG
- a CDS encoding C40 family peptidase, with protein sequence MTTIRTSTITRRSFRGAALALFTGAGLALTPLTASADAGTPTVAASAPVAAAPVAAPTHAAQVAVDTALAQQGKPYAWGGTGPDAYDCSGLTYSAYQAAGVSIPRTSRAQSTAGVYVDRANLQPGDLIFFYDPVGHVGMYIGNGQMVHSSTYGNPVSVVPVDSMWGYNTARRVV encoded by the coding sequence ATGACGACCATCCGCACGTCCACGATCACCCGCCGCTCCTTCCGCGGGGCGGCGCTCGCCCTCTTCACGGGCGCGGGGCTCGCGCTCACTCCCCTCACCGCCTCGGCGGACGCGGGCACCCCCACCGTCGCCGCATCGGCGCCGGTGGCTGCCGCCCCGGTGGCGGCGCCGACCCACGCCGCACAGGTCGCCGTCGACACGGCGCTGGCCCAGCAGGGCAAGCCGTACGCGTGGGGCGGCACCGGCCCGGACGCCTACGACTGCTCGGGGCTCACCTACTCGGCGTACCAGGCGGCCGGCGTGTCCATCCCGCGGACCTCGCGGGCGCAGTCGACGGCGGGGGTCTACGTGGACCGGGCGAACCTGCAGCCCGGTGACCTGATCTTCTTCTACGACCCGGTCGGCCACGTCGGCATGTACATCGGCAACGGGCAGATGGTGCACTCCTCGACCTACGGGAACCCGGTCTCGGTCGTGCCGGTCGACTCGATGTGGGGCTACAACACCGCTCGCCGCGTCGTCTGA